The following coding sequences are from one Halomonas sp. HAL1 window:
- a CDS encoding NAD(P)H-dependent glycerol-3-phosphate dehydrogenase → MAEQQIKVAVLGGGSFGTALASIAADNGARVRQWMRDETLVAQINNEHRNGRYLPHYAMNPAVEASTDMQAVLADASLVLIAIPSKAFRSVVQAAKAWLRPEQILVSTTKGIEQDGFLLMSQVLEQETGFSHIGVIAGPNLASEIADKQLTATVIASADPLTRTRVQQALGCRYFRVYASDDRHGVELGGALKNIYAIAAGMAAALGMGENTRSMLMTRALAEMSRFAVAQGANPMTFLGLAGVGDLIVTCSSNLSRNYRVGYAMGEGRTLEEAVDSLGQVAEGVNTVKLVCAKASEMGVYMPLAEGLHHVLFDGVPAQDMARTLMMGEQSSDVEFILPREAVQQAHRDQAHHDQAPPSQKNGGSNA, encoded by the coding sequence ATGGCTGAGCAGCAAATCAAGGTCGCCGTACTCGGAGGCGGTAGTTTCGGTACGGCATTAGCAAGTATTGCCGCCGATAATGGCGCCCGCGTCCGTCAGTGGATGCGTGACGAAACGCTGGTCGCGCAAATAAATAATGAACACCGTAACGGTCGCTATCTGCCTCATTACGCAATGAATCCAGCCGTAGAAGCTTCAACCGATATGCAGGCTGTATTGGCTGATGCCTCCCTGGTGCTGATTGCGATTCCCTCAAAGGCCTTTCGCAGCGTGGTGCAAGCAGCAAAAGCGTGGCTGAGACCGGAGCAAATTCTGGTAAGTACCACCAAAGGGATTGAGCAGGACGGCTTCTTGCTCATGAGCCAAGTACTTGAGCAGGAGACAGGCTTTAGCCACATTGGTGTGATTGCAGGGCCTAACTTGGCGTCTGAAATTGCCGATAAACAGTTAACCGCTACGGTCATTGCTAGCGCTGACCCGTTAACCCGCACGCGGGTTCAGCAAGCGCTGGGCTGCCGTTATTTCCGCGTTTACGCCAGCGATGATCGCCACGGTGTTGAGTTAGGTGGCGCACTAAAAAATATTTACGCCATTGCGGCGGGCATGGCGGCGGCGCTGGGTATGGGTGAAAACACCCGCAGTATGTTGATGACCCGCGCACTGGCTGAAATGAGCCGCTTTGCGGTTGCCCAGGGTGCTAACCCGATGACTTTTTTAGGCTTGGCAGGCGTAGGAGACTTAATCGTTACCTGCTCGTCTAATTTATCGCGTAACTACCGGGTTGGTTATGCCATGGGGGAGGGGCGGACGCTTGAAGAAGCCGTTGATTCACTTGGTCAAGTGGCGGAAGGCGTTAATACAGTGAAGCTGGTATGTGCTAAAGCGAGCGAAATGGGTGTTTATATGCCGTTGGCGGAAGGGCTTCACCACGTACTGTTTGACGGCGTGCCTGCTCAAGATATGGCGCGTACCCTGATGATGGGTGAGCAGAGTAGTGATGTAGAGTTTATTCTGCCTCGTGAGGCCGTTCAGCAGGCTCATCGCGACCAAGCCCATCATGACCAGGCTCCTCCCTCTCAAAAAAACGGAGGCTCGAATGCCTGA
- the htpG gene encoding molecular chaperone HtpG: MTTATHEQATDKSANHEETLGFQTEVKQLLNLMIHSLYSNREIFLRELISNGADACDKLRYAALDNDALYEGDSELRIEIEHDHESNTITLRDNGVGMNREDVIANLGTIARSGTAEFLKQLSGEQQKDAKLIGQFGVGFYSGFIIADEIAVRTRKAGTDASAGVEWRSKGEGEFTVADIERAQHGTEITLHLKEDAKEFADDYRLQSLVRKYSDHIEVPVRMPKIETAKDDEGNSIEGSEVTTWETINEATALWSRPKSEVSDDEYKAFYKHVAHDFSDPLTWSHNKVEGKLEYTSLLYVPGRAPFDMFDRDGARGVKLYVQRVFIMDDAEQFLPLYLRFIKGVLDTRELSLNVSRELLQQDPNVDKIKSALTKRGLDMLKKLAKDKEQYQTFWNTFGSVLKEGPGEDPSNREKIAGLLRFASTHTDTATQEHALADYVERMKEGQKKIYYVVADSFNAAKNSPHLEIFRKKGIEVLLLSDRIDDWLMSHLTEFDGNTFADVAKGELDLGDVEDEAEKKAQEETAKAKEDLVKRVKEALGDGVQEVKITHRLTDSPACVVLPEHEMGYQMRRIMEAAGQPLPEVKPILELNPSHALVARLEGAEGDLFTQLSYILLDQAIIAEGGHLDDPAAYVKRLNSVLTA; the protein is encoded by the coding sequence ATGACTACTGCTACCCACGAACAAGCGACTGATAAATCGGCTAACCACGAAGAAACGCTAGGCTTTCAGACGGAAGTTAAGCAACTGCTGAATTTGATGATCCACTCTCTGTACTCTAACCGAGAGATTTTCTTACGCGAGCTTATCTCAAATGGCGCCGACGCCTGCGATAAGCTTCGCTACGCGGCCCTTGATAACGATGCGCTCTATGAAGGCGACAGTGAGTTGCGTATCGAAATCGAGCACGACCACGAATCCAACACTATCACCCTGCGTGATAACGGTGTAGGCATGAATCGCGAAGATGTGATTGCTAACTTAGGCACCATCGCGCGTTCAGGTACCGCTGAATTTCTCAAGCAACTTTCCGGTGAGCAGCAGAAAGACGCCAAGTTGATTGGTCAGTTCGGCGTTGGTTTCTACTCAGGCTTTATTATTGCTGATGAAATCGCGGTGCGTACCCGTAAAGCAGGTACCGATGCCAGCGCAGGTGTCGAGTGGCGTTCCAAAGGGGAAGGCGAGTTTACCGTTGCTGATATTGAGCGAGCCCAGCACGGGACCGAAATTACCCTGCACCTGAAAGAGGACGCCAAAGAGTTCGCCGATGATTACCGTCTACAAAGTCTGGTACGCAAATATTCGGATCATATCGAAGTGCCCGTGCGTATGCCGAAGATTGAAACGGCGAAGGACGACGAAGGCAACAGCATTGAGGGTAGTGAAGTAACGACCTGGGAAACCATTAATGAGGCCACGGCGTTATGGTCGCGTCCCAAGAGCGAGGTTTCCGACGATGAGTACAAGGCGTTCTACAAGCACGTTGCCCACGATTTTTCCGACCCGCTGACCTGGAGTCACAATAAGGTCGAAGGCAAGCTTGAATATACCAGCCTACTGTATGTGCCAGGGCGTGCACCGTTTGATATGTTCGATCGTGATGGGGCACGAGGAGTGAAGCTCTACGTTCAGCGTGTCTTCATCATGGACGATGCTGAACAGTTCCTGCCGCTCTATCTGCGCTTTATTAAAGGCGTACTGGACACTCGTGAACTGTCGCTCAACGTTTCTCGTGAATTGCTCCAGCAAGACCCCAATGTCGATAAAATCAAGTCGGCGCTCACCAAGCGCGGCTTGGATATGCTCAAGAAGCTTGCTAAGGACAAAGAGCAGTACCAAACCTTCTGGAATACCTTTGGTAGCGTATTGAAAGAAGGGCCGGGGGAAGATCCGTCTAACCGCGAAAAAATCGCTGGTTTGTTGCGCTTTGCTTCAACCCACACCGATACGGCTACCCAGGAACATGCGTTGGCTGACTATGTCGAGCGCATGAAAGAAGGCCAGAAGAAGATTTACTACGTCGTGGCTGATAGCTTTAATGCAGCGAAAAATAGCCCGCATCTGGAAATCTTCCGTAAAAAAGGCATCGAAGTACTGCTGTTGTCGGATCGTATTGATGACTGGTTGATGAGCCATCTGACTGAGTTCGATGGCAACACCTTTGCCGATGTCGCCAAGGGCGAGCTTGATCTTGGCGATGTAGAAGATGAAGCAGAGAAGAAAGCCCAGGAAGAGACCGCTAAAGCGAAAGAGGATCTGGTTAAGCGCGTCAAAGAAGCGCTAGGCGACGGCGTGCAGGAAGTGAAAATCACGCATCGCCTGACCGACTCGCCAGCCTGTGTAGTGTTACCCGAGCATGAGATGGGCTATCAGATGCGCCGCATTATGGAAGCGGCAGGGCAGCCGCTGCCCGAGGTGAAGCCGATTCTTGAGCTGAACCCCAGTCATGCGCTAGTGGCCCGCTTGGAAGGGGCTGAAGGTGATCTGTTCACGCAGCTTTCCTACATCCTGCTGGATCAAGCCATCATTGCTGAAGGCGGTCATTTGGATGATCCTGCCGCCTACGTGAAGCGTCTTAACAGTGTGCTGACCGCCTAG
- a CDS encoding rod shape-determining protein, with amino-acid sequence MFKRLRGLFSSDLSIDLGTANTLIYVRGRGIVLDEPSVVAIRQSGNMRSVAAVGTDAKRMLGRTPGNITAIRPMKDGVIADFTVTEQMLQHFIRKVHQSTFLTPSPRVLVCVPCMSTQVERRAIRESAEGAGAREVFLIEEPMAAAIGAGLPVDEAQGSMVVDIGGGTTEIAIISLNGVVYSESIRVGGDRFDEAITAYVRRHYGSLIGEATAERIKEEIGCAYPGGELREIDVRGRNLAEGIPRSFTLNSHEILEALQETLGSIVAAIKSALEQSPPELASDIAERGLVLTGGGALLRDLDKLIAEETGLPVIVAEDPLTCVARGGGKALEMIDQHTFELLSSD; translated from the coding sequence ATGTTTAAACGTTTAAGGGGGCTGTTTTCCAGCGATCTATCGATTGATCTGGGTACGGCCAACACACTGATTTATGTACGCGGTCGCGGCATCGTGCTTGATGAGCCGTCCGTGGTTGCTATCCGCCAGTCAGGCAATATGCGTAGCGTCGCGGCAGTCGGTACTGATGCCAAGCGAATGCTGGGGCGTACGCCTGGCAACATTACGGCAATTCGGCCGATGAAAGATGGCGTTATTGCCGATTTTACCGTCACCGAGCAGATGCTTCAGCACTTTATCCGTAAAGTTCACCAGAGCACCTTCTTAACCCCTAGCCCACGCGTGCTGGTGTGCGTTCCTTGCATGTCAACGCAAGTCGAACGTCGGGCGATTCGTGAGTCAGCGGAAGGTGCCGGTGCTCGCGAGGTGTTCTTGATTGAAGAACCCATGGCCGCGGCTATTGGTGCGGGTCTTCCGGTTGATGAAGCGCAAGGGTCAATGGTGGTGGATATCGGTGGTGGTACCACTGAAATCGCGATTATTTCACTTAATGGCGTGGTCTATTCCGAGTCTATCCGGGTGGGCGGCGACCGCTTTGACGAAGCGATCACCGCTTACGTGCGTCGTCACTACGGCAGCTTGATTGGTGAAGCGACGGCTGAGCGCATCAAAGAAGAGATCGGCTGCGCCTACCCAGGTGGAGAGCTACGTGAAATTGATGTGCGTGGCCGTAATCTGGCTGAAGGTATCCCACGCAGCTTTACGCTCAATTCCCACGAAATCCTGGAAGCATTGCAGGAAACGCTGGGTTCCATTGTGGCAGCGATCAAAAGCGCGCTTGAACAGTCGCCCCCTGAATTGGCGTCCGATATCGCCGAGCGTGGCTTGGTGTTAACGGGTGGTGGTGCTTTGTTGCGCGATTTGGATAAGCTCATTGCTGAAGAGACAGGTTTGCCGGTGATTGTGGCTGAAGATCCGTTGACCTGCGTTGCTCGTGGCGGTGGTAAAGCGCTGGAAATGATTGATCAGCACACCTTTGAGTTGCTGTCGAGCGACTAA
- a CDS encoding YkvA family protein, translating into MAPLSTWWFLRRLKSRVWAAKRIVRALKLFVPMSRDVIRGDFRPIPWSAFGMMALALGYLVLPFDLIPDFLMLIGVVDDVLIVGWLLNRIDQRLEGYRAWKYGDPDLTPT; encoded by the coding sequence ATGGCCCCATTATCCACTTGGTGGTTCCTACGTCGACTCAAATCCCGCGTTTGGGCGGCAAAACGTATTGTGCGTGCGCTAAAACTGTTTGTACCAATGTCACGTGACGTGATCCGTGGTGATTTTCGCCCCATCCCCTGGTCGGCATTTGGCATGATGGCCTTAGCCTTGGGTTACTTGGTACTGCCGTTTGATCTGATACCCGATTTTCTCATGCTGATCGGTGTGGTGGACGATGTGCTGATTGTCGGCTGGTTGCTCAACCGGATCGACCAGCGCTTAGAAGGTTATCGTGCTTGGAAATACGGTGACCCCGACCTAACGCCTACTTAA
- the gatC gene encoding Asp-tRNA(Asn)/Glu-tRNA(Gln) amidotransferase subunit GatC has translation MALEESHVRRAAHLARLAVSDDQASGFVEDLSRILDMVDQLQSLDTEGVKPLAHPLDATQRLRADEVTESNQRDTFQRCAPAVENGLYLVPRVVE, from the coding sequence ATGGCGCTTGAAGAATCTCATGTGCGCCGGGCCGCTCACTTGGCCCGACTCGCCGTCAGCGATGACCAAGCCAGCGGCTTTGTAGAAGACCTAAGCCGGATTCTGGACATGGTCGACCAGCTACAAAGCCTTGATACTGAAGGCGTTAAGCCGCTCGCCCATCCCTTAGATGCAACCCAGCGACTGCGCGCCGATGAAGTCACCGAATCTAACCAGCGCGACACTTTTCAGCGCTGTGCTCCGGCAGTGGAAAACGGCTTGTATCTGGTGCCTCGCGTCGTTGAATAA
- a CDS encoding transglycosylase SLT domain-containing protein — protein sequence MLASPFRHTARALCTTLLVGLPAFSWAASDSELRDALAAAREQQWEQVDSRSIESHPLKGYVEYHRLRGQLPHLSPDSVQGFINQYADSPLAVWMRGQAIAKYGHAGRYNDLLAVADGEPAGTARQCYYYTALLATQPQQASEAGLKLWRTGSSQPEACDPLFNRLRANGTIDAAAIWERKMLAWQAGETRLSNYLGGLLNGQWQTALDTIDSITTSSHAITQAPSCLGPECAATASFYQAAMQRFTREDTPAAFAAWQALSPRLNLLPSDRAAIEEELAFYALVRDVPGTLSWVDSVLPTLDSERVLELRVRHALANRDWNGVLHWVAEMPVDQQENSRWQYWLGRANAQLGNHTAAQERYQHAATDRSFYGFAAAEKLGQPYQLNMERNHFDDASRQRIAQLPAVQRTEALLRIGEDGLANSEWLHAVQSGTPQQARALADYAAKQQWHARLVQTTIAAEMWDALDWRFPQAYHDSFQHWGRLTGVDPYLLMAITRRESAYNPNALSPAGARGLMQLMPGTASQVSRELGISDPGPYGVLEPELNIRLGSTYLRDKLQRYQGNRLAAAAAYNAGPGRVDQWLGDGVEAFDLFVESIPFRETRDYVQAVLSYRVIFESLANGGNSEGVSLLSDNEQQVRYDRALLARR from the coding sequence ATGTTGGCTTCACCATTTCGCCATACCGCTCGCGCACTATGCACAACCCTGCTGGTGGGGCTACCCGCGTTTTCGTGGGCCGCCTCAGACAGTGAGTTACGCGATGCCCTCGCTGCCGCAAGAGAGCAACAGTGGGAGCAGGTTGATAGCCGCTCAATAGAAAGCCATCCCTTAAAAGGCTATGTGGAATATCACCGGCTGAGGGGGCAACTGCCCCATCTATCGCCTGACAGCGTGCAAGGTTTTATCAACCAGTATGCTGATTCACCACTAGCGGTCTGGATGCGTGGCCAAGCGATTGCTAAGTATGGCCATGCAGGACGTTACAACGACTTACTAGCGGTCGCTGATGGCGAGCCAGCAGGTACAGCGCGGCAATGCTATTACTACACGGCGCTACTGGCTACTCAGCCCCAGCAGGCCAGCGAAGCAGGCCTTAAACTGTGGCGTACGGGCAGTTCACAGCCTGAGGCTTGCGATCCATTGTTTAACCGCCTGCGCGCTAACGGCACTATTGATGCCGCGGCCATCTGGGAACGCAAAATGTTGGCTTGGCAAGCCGGAGAAACGCGCCTTTCAAATTATCTGGGCGGGCTATTAAATGGTCAGTGGCAAACCGCGCTGGATACCATCGACAGTATCACCACCAGCAGTCACGCAATCACTCAGGCACCTTCGTGCCTAGGCCCGGAGTGTGCGGCTACCGCTAGCTTTTATCAGGCGGCCATGCAGCGATTTACACGAGAAGATACCCCCGCAGCGTTTGCTGCTTGGCAAGCGCTATCACCACGCCTAAACCTGCTGCCCAGCGACCGTGCAGCCATTGAGGAAGAGCTGGCTTTTTACGCTTTGGTTCGCGATGTGCCGGGTACACTTAGCTGGGTCGACAGCGTGCTACCAACCCTTGATAGCGAGCGTGTCTTAGAACTGCGTGTCCGCCATGCATTGGCTAATCGTGACTGGAACGGGGTGCTTCACTGGGTTGCCGAAATGCCGGTAGACCAACAGGAAAACAGTCGCTGGCAGTACTGGCTGGGCCGTGCCAACGCCCAGCTTGGCAACCATACAGCCGCCCAGGAACGTTACCAACACGCGGCGACAGATCGCAGTTTTTACGGCTTTGCAGCCGCCGAAAAACTCGGACAGCCCTATCAGTTAAATATGGAACGCAATCATTTTGACGACGCGTCGCGGCAGCGTATAGCGCAACTACCTGCCGTTCAGCGCACCGAGGCATTACTTCGCATTGGTGAAGATGGGCTTGCCAATAGTGAGTGGTTACACGCGGTGCAAAGTGGCACTCCACAGCAGGCACGCGCATTAGCCGATTATGCCGCCAAGCAGCAGTGGCACGCACGCCTAGTGCAAACCACCATTGCCGCCGAGATGTGGGACGCATTGGATTGGCGTTTTCCCCAGGCCTACCACGATAGCTTTCAGCATTGGGGCCGGCTCACCGGCGTTGATCCCTACCTACTGATGGCCATTACCCGCCGCGAAAGTGCTTACAATCCAAACGCCCTTTCGCCTGCAGGCGCGCGAGGCTTAATGCAACTAATGCCAGGCACTGCTAGCCAAGTCAGCCGCGAGTTGGGCATTAGTGATCCTGGCCCCTACGGCGTGCTGGAGCCAGAGCTAAATATCCGCTTGGGAAGCACCTACTTGCGTGACAAGCTGCAACGCTACCAGGGCAATCGCTTAGCAGCCGCTGCGGCTTATAACGCTGGCCCTGGTCGCGTTGATCAATGGCTAGGTGATGGCGTGGAGGCGTTTGACCTATTTGTGGAAAGCATCCCCTTCCGCGAAACCCGCGACTATGTGCAAGCAGTGCTTAGCTATCGAGTCATTTTTGAAAGTCTCGCCAACGGTGGCAATAGCGAAGGTGTTTCACTGCTTAGCGATAACGAACAGCAAGTGCGCTACGACCGAGCGCTGCTCGCCCGTCGTTAG
- the gatA gene encoding Asp-tRNA(Asn)/Glu-tRNA(Gln) amidotransferase subunit GatA, whose protein sequence is MYEKTLTQLAAALKSGEFSSRELTAHYLQRIEKADGKLNSFISVTAEQALKQAEIADNARAAGTAGPLVGIPLALKDIFCTRDVKTSCGSKMLDNFIAPYNATVVEKLYAAGTISLGKTNMDEFAMGSSNENSYYGPVKNPWDLTAVPGGSSGGSAAAVAAGLVPAAMGTDTGGSIRQPAAFCGITGLKPTYGRVSRFGIIAYASSLDQAGPMARSAEDCAHLLGVIAGHDGRDSTCVTRGVPDYVESLNAPLSGLKIGLPKEYFGDGLDPDVEKAVREAVKVYESLGATVREVSLPHTHYAIPAYYVIAPAEASSNLSRYDGVRFGHRCDNPSDLIDLYTRSRAEGFGEEVKRRILIGTHTLSEGFFDAYYTKAQKVRRLIRQDFLDAFEDVDVLMGPASPTPAFDLGAKKDPVSMYLQDIYTIAVNLAGIPGISVPAGFSNGRPVGLQILGTHFAEAQLLNVAHQFQQATDWHLQRPAFAEEYA, encoded by the coding sequence ATGTATGAGAAAACATTAACGCAACTCGCTGCTGCCTTAAAAAGCGGCGAGTTCTCAAGCCGAGAGCTGACCGCTCACTATTTGCAGCGCATTGAAAAAGCTGACGGCAAATTGAACAGTTTTATCAGCGTGACCGCTGAGCAAGCGCTGAAGCAAGCTGAAATAGCAGATAACGCCCGGGCGGCGGGCACTGCAGGGCCGCTGGTAGGCATTCCTCTGGCGCTTAAAGATATTTTTTGTACTCGCGATGTAAAAACCAGTTGCGGCTCAAAAATGCTGGATAATTTTATCGCCCCCTACAATGCCACCGTCGTTGAAAAGCTGTACGCAGCGGGCACGATTAGTCTGGGCAAAACCAATATGGATGAGTTCGCCATGGGCTCGTCCAACGAAAACAGCTACTACGGCCCGGTCAAAAACCCTTGGGATTTGACCGCGGTGCCGGGCGGCAGCTCCGGCGGCAGCGCGGCAGCGGTCGCGGCTGGCTTGGTACCTGCCGCCATGGGCACCGATACCGGCGGCTCCATCCGCCAACCGGCGGCGTTTTGCGGCATCACTGGCTTGAAGCCTACTTATGGCCGAGTGTCACGCTTTGGCATTATTGCCTACGCTTCAAGCCTTGATCAGGCAGGCCCCATGGCGCGCAGCGCCGAAGATTGCGCACACCTGCTGGGCGTTATTGCCGGTCACGACGGCCGTGACTCTACCTGCGTCACCCGCGGCGTACCGGACTACGTGGAAAGCCTTAACGCTCCGCTCTCAGGCTTAAAGATTGGTCTGCCTAAAGAGTATTTTGGCGATGGCTTAGATCCCGATGTTGAAAAGGCCGTCCGCGAAGCAGTGAAAGTGTACGAGTCCCTGGGCGCGACAGTGCGCGAAGTCAGCCTACCGCATACGCACTATGCGATTCCGGCTTACTACGTTATCGCCCCTGCCGAAGCCTCTTCGAACCTGTCGCGCTATGACGGTGTGCGCTTTGGCCATCGCTGCGACAATCCCAGCGATTTGATTGATCTGTATACCCGCTCGCGGGCTGAAGGCTTCGGTGAAGAGGTCAAGCGGCGCATCCTGATCGGCACCCACACGCTGTCGGAAGGTTTTTTTGACGCCTACTACACCAAGGCGCAAAAAGTACGCCGCTTGATCCGCCAAGACTTCCTAGACGCCTTTGAAGATGTGGATGTGCTGATGGGCCCGGCCTCTCCCACGCCTGCTTTCGACCTAGGCGCTAAAAAAGATCCCGTGTCGATGTACCTTCAGGACATCTACACCATCGCGGTTAACCTGGCGGGCATCCCCGGCATCAGCGTACCGGCTGGCTTTTCCAATGGTCGACCGGTGGGCCTGCAAATTCTCGGCACCCACTTTGCCGAAGCACAGCTGCTGAATGTCGCTCACCAGTTTCAACAAGCGACCGATTGGCACCTACAACGTCCTGCCTTTGCCGAGGAGTACGCCTAA
- the gatB gene encoding Asp-tRNA(Asn)/Glu-tRNA(Gln) amidotransferase subunit GatB, whose translation MQWETVIGLEVHVQLATRSKIFSGASTAFGAEPNTQACAVDLGLPGTLPVLNEQAVAMAVQFGLAVHADIAEVSVFDRKNYFYPDLPKGYQTSQMYHPIVGPGDIEITLEDGSTKCIRIHHAHLEEDAGKSLHEDFHGMTGIDLNRAGTPLLEIVSEPDMRSAKEAAAYLKAIHSIVTYLGISDGNMAEGSMRCDVNVSVRPTGQEAFGTRAEIKNVNSFRFVERAIAFEVERQIELIEDGGSVVQETRLFDPDRDETRSMRTKEEANDYRYFPCPDLLPVVLDQAYLDHLRSQLPELPADKRERFQNELGLSAYDANVISASRDMAEFFEAVHNECGDAKQSANWVQGELSGALNRENLSIANSPISAHQLGELISRVLDDTINGKAAKEVFQALWNGQGESADAIIDAKGLKQVTDTGAIEAMIDQVIADSPAQVAQYRDSEPEKRGKMIGYFVGQVMKASRGTANPQQVNGLLKEKLDALL comes from the coding sequence ATGCAATGGGAAACCGTGATTGGGCTTGAAGTCCACGTTCAGCTCGCAACGCGTTCAAAAATTTTCTCCGGTGCCTCAACGGCGTTTGGCGCTGAGCCCAACACCCAAGCGTGCGCGGTCGATTTAGGCCTGCCCGGCACATTGCCGGTGCTTAACGAACAGGCGGTGGCGATGGCCGTCCAGTTCGGCTTGGCAGTACATGCGGATATCGCTGAAGTGTCGGTGTTTGACCGTAAGAACTACTTTTACCCCGACCTACCCAAGGGCTATCAGACCAGCCAGATGTACCATCCCATCGTCGGGCCTGGCGACATTGAGATTACCCTGGAAGATGGCAGCACCAAATGTATCCGCATTCACCATGCTCATCTTGAAGAGGATGCTGGCAAATCGCTGCATGAAGATTTTCATGGCATGACCGGCATTGACCTGAACCGGGCGGGCACACCGCTGCTGGAAATCGTTTCAGAGCCCGATATGCGTAGCGCGAAAGAGGCCGCGGCGTATCTCAAGGCGATTCACTCGATCGTCACCTACCTGGGCATTTCTGACGGCAACATGGCGGAAGGCTCAATGCGCTGCGACGTTAACGTTTCAGTGCGTCCCACGGGACAGGAGGCCTTTGGTACGCGCGCAGAGATTAAAAACGTTAACTCCTTCCGCTTCGTCGAACGTGCAATTGCGTTTGAAGTTGAGCGTCAAATTGAGCTAATCGAAGATGGCGGCAGCGTGGTTCAAGAAACGCGCCTATTCGACCCAGATCGCGATGAAACCCGCAGCATGCGCACCAAGGAAGAAGCCAACGACTATCGCTACTTCCCCTGCCCTGACCTGCTGCCGGTAGTGCTTGATCAAGCCTACTTGGATCACTTACGCAGCCAATTGCCTGAACTGCCTGCCGATAAGCGCGAACGCTTCCAAAACGAGCTGGGGCTATCTGCTTATGACGCCAATGTCATTTCAGCCAGCCGCGATATGGCCGAGTTCTTTGAGGCCGTGCATAACGAGTGTGGCGATGCCAAGCAGTCGGCTAACTGGGTACAGGGCGAGCTTTCCGGCGCCCTTAATCGCGAAAACCTGAGCATTGCCAACAGCCCGATTTCGGCGCACCAGCTAGGCGAGCTAATCAGTCGCGTGCTGGACGACACCATCAACGGTAAAGCGGCAAAAGAGGTTTTCCAGGCGCTGTGGAATGGCCAGGGCGAGTCCGCCGACGCTATTATTGATGCCAAAGGGCTCAAACAAGTAACGGATACCGGCGCGATTGAAGCGATGATTGATCAAGTAATCGCCGACAGCCCCGCCCAGGTTGCCCAGTATCGTGATTCAGAGCCGGAAAAACGCGGCAAGATGATCGGTTACTTTGTCGGTCAGGTAATGAAAGCCTCGCGTGGCACCGCCAACCCGCAGCAGGTCAATGGCTTGCTAAAAGAGAAGCTCGACGCGCTGTTGTAA
- the sixA gene encoding phosphohistidine phosphatase SixA, with protein sequence MPDMLIMRHGEAGPGYPDHARRLTPRGEREAEKMARWLAERVAAGELPMPILYASPYARAQQTAQTLCDALGTPLETLDFITPEDSPSAVSDWLLEQPEGTPIMLVSHMPLVGDLAGLLVEGSPAQGIGFPTAAIAEFEAEVWAAGCAQLKRFTQPSQL encoded by the coding sequence ATGCCTGATATGTTGATCATGCGCCATGGCGAGGCTGGGCCAGGGTATCCCGATCATGCGCGCCGCTTAACGCCCCGCGGTGAGCGTGAGGCGGAAAAAATGGCGCGCTGGCTGGCCGAGCGTGTGGCGGCTGGCGAACTGCCAATGCCAATACTGTATGCCAGCCCCTACGCACGAGCGCAACAAACCGCGCAAACGCTGTGCGACGCGCTGGGTACTCCCCTTGAGACGCTAGATTTTATCACCCCTGAGGACTCACCCAGCGCTGTGAGCGACTGGCTGCTTGAACAGCCTGAGGGCACACCGATTATGCTGGTTAGTCATATGCCGCTGGTGGGCGATTTAGCGGGGCTGTTGGTCGAGGGTAGCCCTGCCCAAGGCATTGGCTTTCCTACCGCCGCCATCGCCGAGTTTGAAGCCGAGGTATGGGCGGCAGGCTGCGCGCAGCTGAAGCGGTTTACCCAGCCCAGCCAGCTTTGA